A region of Deltaproteobacteria bacterium DNA encodes the following proteins:
- a CDS encoding PepSY domain-containing protein yields MDTQSGTAGDIFLQWMLPLHSGDAFGLPGRLLVCLDGLLCPVLYLTVSFAGDTSSASQHFMVNR; encoded by the coding sequence ATGGATACGCAGTCTGGCACTGCTGGTGACATCTTTCTACAGTGGATGCTGCCGCTCCATTCTGGCGACGCCTTCGGACTCCCAGGACGACTGCTGGTCTGTCTGGATGGATTACTCTGCCCAGTGTTGTATCTCACTGTCTCATTCGCTGGCGACACAAGCAGCGCATCGCAACATTTCATGGTCAACAGATAG